A genomic segment from Deinococcus sp. YIM 77859 encodes:
- a CDS encoding TetR/AcrR family transcriptional regulator, translated as MPRPRTITDEQIVEAARRVFLEQGFSATTAEIARRAGVSEGTLFKRFATKEDLFEEAVGLRDYAAWRGELPGLVGEGDVRRNLERAALRFLEAAARIVPSLMLIFSRGHAPDHNPMLQRLGNPVRQDADALAAYLRAEVALGRVRPVDADVTALLLMGSLTHYVHRELMTPEAGREPLDAGRFVRGLLDVLWPGLEP; from the coding sequence ATGCCGCGCCCCCGTACCATCACCGATGAGCAGATCGTAGAGGCCGCGCGGCGGGTCTTTTTGGAACAGGGGTTTTCGGCCACAACGGCCGAGATCGCACGCCGCGCTGGGGTCTCGGAGGGCACCCTCTTTAAGCGCTTTGCCACCAAGGAAGATCTCTTTGAGGAGGCGGTGGGCCTGCGCGACTACGCTGCCTGGCGCGGCGAGCTGCCCGGGCTTGTGGGCGAGGGGGACGTGCGGCGCAACCTGGAACGCGCGGCGCTGCGCTTTCTGGAGGCCGCCGCGCGAATCGTGCCCAGCCTGATGCTGATCTTCTCGCGGGGGCACGCTCCCGACCACAATCCGATGCTTCAGCGCCTGGGAAATCCGGTTCGTCAGGACGCCGACGCCCTGGCGGCCTACCTCCGGGCCGAGGTGGCGCTGGGACGAGTGCGGCCGGTGGATGCAGACGTGACCGCCCTGCTGCTGATGGGGAGCCTCACCCACTACGTCCACCGTGAGCTGATGACCCCCGAAGCGGGCCGCGAACCGCTGGACGCCGGGCGCTTCGTCCGCGGGCTGCTCGACGTGCTGTGGCCCGGCCTGGAACCCTAG
- a CDS encoding TolC family protein: MNSSPSALLLVLTLLALPGAAAQVTAPVPVQTPAPLTLTSTLERLRESPGWRSADLQYRSAQLALDRARARAGLNVTASADAAAVKLPLGEGSFTVTPTLTVQASASVLPWSPALEGVRSAERAASRAALDLRSARLSLVVNAVQAYWTARNAAANQALAEAQLALAARQLGVAQAQRAAGMLAPEALLAREGALEDARAAQRQARLEVDLAARGLANLLGQPVTLPTDAAAFGPLPAVPAPPGPLESLVARALAARPEVTRAENDLADAQAQLRSAQLDARLPDVTASVQYGQLGSTQTSAGRVVGGSLNLKAGVLAAQASFPLRDPGERPTGLALGLSGSFPVVGGEKGAVLAAAEVGVELAQLALETARQSVDLEVRQRAADLARALDSLDSGRSALARAQAALTTAQARLSAGLATELDVEAAKLGVQQAGLAVERATVQAHLASLRLAQATGELDPTLLVTPIPEARP; the protein is encoded by the coding sequence ATGAATTCTTCTCCCTCTGCTCTGCTGCTTGTGCTCACGCTGCTGGCCCTGCCGGGCGCGGCGGCCCAGGTGACCGCCCCGGTGCCCGTGCAGACGCCCGCACCCCTCACGCTGACAAGCACGCTGGAGCGCCTGCGTGAGAGCCCCGGCTGGCGCAGCGCGGACCTCCAGTACCGCAGCGCCCAGCTCGCCCTGGACCGGGCGCGTGCCCGTGCGGGCCTGAACGTCACGGCAAGCGCGGACGCCGCCGCCGTCAAGCTTCCCCTGGGCGAGGGCAGCTTCACCGTCACCCCCACGCTGACCGTGCAGGCCTCCGCGAGCGTTCTGCCTTGGTCCCCCGCGCTGGAAGGTGTGCGGAGTGCCGAGCGCGCGGCGAGCCGCGCTGCCCTGGACCTGCGGTCTGCCCGGCTCAGCCTCGTCGTGAACGCGGTGCAGGCGTACTGGACCGCTCGCAATGCCGCCGCGAACCAGGCGTTGGCAGAGGCCCAACTGGCCCTTGCGGCTCGGCAGCTTGGGGTTGCCCAGGCCCAGCGCGCGGCGGGCATGCTGGCTCCCGAGGCGCTGCTCGCGCGGGAAGGAGCTCTGGAGGACGCGCGGGCGGCACAGCGTCAGGCCCGCCTGGAAGTGGACCTCGCCGCGCGGGGGCTCGCCAACCTGCTGGGCCAGCCCGTCACCCTCCCCACCGACGCCGCCGCCTTTGGTCCCCTGCCCGCGGTGCCCGCCCCACCCGGCCCCCTCGAAAGCCTCGTGGCCCGCGCCCTCGCCGCGCGACCGGAGGTGACCCGCGCAGAGAACGACCTGGCCGACGCGCAGGCGCAGCTGCGGTCCGCACAGCTCGACGCCCGGCTTCCCGATGTGACGGCCAGCGTTCAGTACGGCCAACTGGGAAGCACCCAAACCTCGGCGGGGCGGGTGGTCGGCGGCAGCCTGAACCTGAAAGCAGGCGTGCTCGCGGCCCAGGCCAGTTTCCCGCTGCGGGACCCCGGCGAGCGGCCGACAGGGCTGGCCCTTGGCCTCAGCGGCAGCTTCCCGGTGGTGGGTGGGGAAAAGGGCGCGGTTCTCGCCGCCGCCGAGGTGGGCGTAGAGCTCGCGCAGCTCGCGCTGGAGACGGCGCGGCAGAGCGTGGACCTGGAAGTGCGGCAGCGCGCCGCGGACCTTGCGCGTGCCCTAGACAGCCTGGACAGCGGGCGGAGCGCCCTTGCCCGCGCCCAGGCCGCCCTCACGACTGCGCAAGCCCGGCTGTCGGCAGGGCTGGCCACCGAGCTGGACGTGGAGGCGGCCAAGCTTGGCGTTCAACAGGCGGGACTGGCGGTGGAGCGTGCCACCGTGCAGGCCCACCTCGCCTCGCTGCGGCTCGCGCAGGCGACCGGCGAACTCGACCCGACCCTTCTCGTCACCCCTATCCCGGAGGCCCGTCCATGA
- a CDS encoding iron ABC transporter permease: MTTRRLPLALALPALLTALGVLLPLSYLVLRALGAQGEELREIVFRPRNLELLGNTLGLATGVLVAGTAVALPLAYLAARTTFRPRRLLTLLGVLPLALPGYVGAYALIAASGPGGTIQALTGVAWPGPSGFWGALGVLTLFTFPYLFLNLHAALRTQDPALEDAARLLGRTPWQTFRAVTLPHLRPAWLAGGLLVTLHVLGDFSVVSLMRYPTFSAAIYQQYTAAYDRVYSAWLALMLLAVTGLALGLEARLMRGVYLTRVSPGGARQPTRFPLRGWTLPAWAFVLVLAGAALVVPLGTILYWLRLPNPSALAGVLEAAWSSLGAAGTAAVTTTALALPLAYIGNRYTGRVARVTERVAYLGYATPPLALALALIFFVLRSAPDLYQTFVLLILAYTLHFLAEAIGPIRTALGRATPRLEEAARVLGAPPSRTLWRVTLPLLRPGLLVGAAFVFLSVLKELPLTLLLAPTGFETLSRNVWTYTEEAQYAAAAPYALVLAASGAVLTGLILRRER, encoded by the coding sequence ATGACGACCCGACGTCTTCCCCTCGCCCTGGCCCTGCCCGCGCTGCTCACGGCGCTGGGCGTGCTGCTGCCGCTCTCGTACCTGGTGCTGCGAGCGCTGGGAGCACAGGGGGAGGAACTGCGCGAGATCGTGTTTCGGCCGCGAAACCTGGAGCTGCTGGGGAACACCCTGGGCCTCGCGACCGGCGTGCTGGTCGCTGGGACAGCGGTGGCGCTGCCGCTGGCGTACCTCGCCGCCCGAACGACCTTTCGCCCCCGGCGGCTGCTCACGCTGCTCGGCGTGCTGCCGCTGGCCCTTCCCGGCTATGTGGGAGCCTACGCGCTGATCGCAGCGAGCGGCCCGGGCGGCACGATTCAGGCCCTCACCGGCGTCGCCTGGCCGGGACCGAGCGGCTTCTGGGGAGCGCTGGGCGTTCTTACCCTCTTTACCTTCCCGTACCTCTTTCTCAACCTGCACGCGGCGCTGCGAACGCAGGATCCCGCCCTGGAGGACGCCGCACGGCTGCTCGGCCGAACGCCGTGGCAGACTTTCCGGGCGGTGACGCTGCCACACCTGCGGCCCGCGTGGCTCGCCGGGGGCCTGCTCGTCACGCTGCACGTGCTGGGGGACTTCAGCGTGGTGAGCCTGATGCGCTATCCCACCTTCAGCGCGGCGATCTACCAGCAGTACACCGCCGCCTACGACCGGGTGTACAGCGCGTGGCTCGCGCTGATGCTGCTGGCGGTGACGGGGCTGGCCCTCGGGCTGGAAGCCCGGCTGATGCGCGGCGTGTACCTGACGCGGGTGTCGCCGGGGGGGGCGCGGCAGCCCACGCGCTTTCCCCTGCGCGGCTGGACGCTGCCCGCCTGGGCCTTTGTGCTTGTGCTCGCGGGGGCGGCCTTGGTCGTGCCGCTGGGGACCATCCTGTACTGGCTGCGTCTCCCGAACCCCTCCGCGCTCGCGGGGGTGCTGGAGGCGGCCTGGAGCTCGCTCGGGGCGGCGGGGACCGCGGCCGTCACGACCACAGCGCTGGCCCTTCCGCTCGCGTACATCGGCAACCGCTACACGGGGCGCGTGGCGCGCGTCACCGAGCGGGTAGCCTACCTGGGGTATGCGACGCCGCCGCTCGCCTTGGCGCTCGCGCTGATCTTTTTTGTGCTGCGCTCGGCACCGGACCTGTACCAGACCTTTGTGCTGCTGATCCTGGCCTACACGCTGCACTTCTTGGCGGAGGCGATCGGTCCCATTCGCACCGCCCTAGGCCGCGCCACGCCCCGGCTGGAGGAGGCGGCGCGGGTTCTGGGGGCGCCGCCCAGCCGCACGCTCTGGCGAGTCACGCTGCCCCTGCTGCGGCCAGGGCTACTCGTGGGCGCGGCCTTTGTGTTCCTGAGTGTGCTCAAAGAGCTTCCCCTCACGCTGCTGCTTGCGCCCACCGGCTTCGAGACCCTTTCACGCAACGTGTGGACCTACACCGAGGAGGCGCAGTATGCCGCCGCCGCGCCCTACGCACTGGTGCTCGCCGCGAGCGGAGCGGTGCTGACCGGGCTCATTCTGCGCAGGGAGAGGTGA
- a CDS encoding efflux RND transporter periplasmic adaptor subunit: protein MRRGAASHGLALALTVLLLAACSPKSGGEPQNAASPPTRNDLDAAPAKTTALTVRTIPARAGTLTVTRTAAATLRADRDSNVAAQASGTVTAILAGEGERVRAGQVVVQLDDTAQRQALENARLQLRQAQINLEQTRTNTAQGTAALEAAVRAAEANLQKARQDAASAESLYALGGISQADLTAARSALAQAESGLVQARNNLAQNGRSGQGSVALLEAQRQSAQAGVRQAEENLARTRVKAPFAGVIASLAVEVGEFASQGSPVFRLVDEGSVKATFNVPPGDAAVFQPGTRLNLDYGGETYVATVQDASGVAGSDRLVPVTARVQGGGKLPVGGTAQVRYRTTLGGGVLVPTAAISVDGGENAVYVAQDGVARRVPVTVAAESGGWVAVQGLEEGARVISPVPASLQDGASVRVGGGDQS, encoded by the coding sequence GTGAGGAGGGGGGCTGCCTCGCACGGGCTGGCCCTGGCCCTCACCGTCCTGCTGCTTGCCGCCTGCTCGCCCAAGAGCGGTGGAGAGCCCCAGAACGCGGCCTCGCCCCCCACCCGCAACGACCTGGACGCCGCACCGGCCAAAACGACGGCGCTCACCGTGCGGACCATTCCCGCTCGGGCAGGCACACTCACCGTAACGCGTACCGCGGCGGCCACCCTGCGCGCCGACCGCGACAGCAACGTCGCTGCCCAGGCGAGCGGCACCGTGACCGCGATCCTGGCCGGGGAGGGCGAGCGGGTGCGGGCCGGGCAGGTGGTGGTGCAGCTCGACGATACGGCGCAGCGGCAGGCGCTGGAAAATGCCCGGTTGCAGCTGCGGCAAGCGCAGATCAATCTGGAACAGACCCGCACGAACACGGCGCAGGGCACCGCCGCGCTGGAAGCCGCTGTGCGGGCGGCCGAGGCAAACCTCCAGAAGGCGCGGCAGGACGCTGCCAGTGCCGAGAGCCTCTACGCGCTGGGTGGAATCAGCCAAGCAGACCTCACTGCCGCCCGAAGTGCGCTCGCCCAGGCAGAAAGCGGGCTGGTGCAGGCCCGCAACAACCTCGCGCAAAACGGGCGGAGTGGGCAGGGCAGCGTGGCCCTGCTGGAGGCACAGCGGCAAAGCGCACAGGCGGGCGTGCGCCAGGCCGAAGAAAACCTGGCCCGAACGCGCGTGAAGGCCCCCTTTGCAGGCGTGATCGCGTCGCTGGCGGTGGAAGTCGGCGAGTTCGCCTCCCAGGGCAGCCCGGTCTTTCGCCTGGTGGACGAGGGGAGCGTCAAGGCCACCTTCAACGTGCCGCCCGGAGACGCTGCGGTCTTTCAGCCGGGCACCCGACTCAACCTCGACTACGGCGGTGAAACCTACGTCGCCACTGTGCAGGACGCGAGCGGCGTGGCGGGCAGTGACCGGCTGGTCCCCGTGACCGCGCGGGTGCAGGGCGGCGGCAAACTGCCGGTGGGCGGCACCGCTCAGGTCCGCTACCGCACCACGCTGGGCGGGGGCGTGCTGGTTCCCACCGCCGCGATCAGCGTGGACGGGGGGGAAAACGCGGTGTACGTCGCTCAGGACGGCGTGGCCCGCCGCGTGCCGGTGACCGTTGCCGCCGAATCGGGCGGGTGGGTCGCCGTACAGGGCCTGGAGGAGGGGGCCCGCGTCATCTCCCCCGTTCCGGCCAGCCTACAGGACGGGGCGAGCGTCCGCGTGGGCGGAGGAGACCAGTCATGA
- a CDS encoding ABC transporter substrate-binding protein yields the protein MKKFALLSTLLLSGAALAASPKDTLVVQWGADIPTLDPTATYDTASGAIVENIYETLLTYKGSSLRELEPLLATKWTISNGGKTYTFDLRKNVKFHSGNPFTCRDAEYTFERNLVTNSAESGNWFISESLLGTGANANDDKSITWDKIDKAVECNSRGQLVFTLPKVDPAFLAKLAYAGQSIVDSKHAIAIGEWKGTEADWKNWVGKDLQGSNLNKQPSGTGAYRLVRRDANATLLQAFDGYWGKKPAIKNVVIQKVPELAARQQAFLRGDADLIEAGGRANIEEQLKGKPGVVVIDNLPNTTATAIFMNENIKDSSRLGSGKLDGKGIPANFFSDVNVRRCFSYAFNYNQYIQDVQNGKGKQRTMLLPDTFPGYDAKVKTYKYDPAQAKAYCQRAWGGQMWKNGFTLNAAYRAGNVASQTAMEILKKNIEALNPKFRVNLQAKEWSALLNDSKSGKEPMIIIGWAPDYADPDNFMYTFYSSNGYYYPRSNWKDAQVDKWLEQARATTNQATRNRLYSLVGQRAYEQAPFILIPAGIGLTVVRDNLVGVSAQNYNPMISFDDTGTYWKELSKK from the coding sequence ATGAAGAAATTCGCTCTGCTCAGCACCCTGCTTCTCTCCGGCGCGGCCCTGGCCGCCAGCCCCAAAGACACGCTGGTCGTGCAGTGGGGGGCCGATATTCCCACCCTGGATCCCACGGCCACCTACGACACGGCGTCCGGCGCGATTGTGGAGAACATCTACGAGACGCTGCTGACCTACAAGGGCTCCAGCCTGCGCGAACTTGAACCGCTGCTCGCCACCAAGTGGACCATCAGCAACGGCGGCAAGACCTACACCTTTGACCTGCGCAAGAACGTCAAGTTCCACTCGGGGAACCCCTTTACCTGCCGTGACGCGGAGTACACCTTTGAGCGCAACCTGGTGACGAACTCGGCCGAGTCCGGCAACTGGTTTATCTCGGAAAGCCTGCTGGGCACCGGTGCGAACGCCAACGACGACAAGAGCATCACCTGGGACAAGATCGACAAGGCGGTTGAGTGTAACAGCCGGGGCCAGCTCGTCTTCACGCTGCCCAAGGTGGACCCCGCGTTCCTCGCCAAGCTGGCCTACGCGGGCCAGAGCATCGTGGACAGCAAGCACGCCATCGCCATCGGCGAGTGGAAGGGCACCGAGGCCGACTGGAAAAACTGGGTTGGCAAGGACCTGCAGGGCAGCAACCTGAACAAGCAGCCCAGCGGCACGGGGGCCTACCGCCTGGTGCGCCGGGACGCCAACGCCACGCTGCTGCAGGCCTTTGACGGCTACTGGGGCAAGAAGCCCGCGATCAAGAACGTGGTGATTCAAAAGGTGCCCGAGCTCGCCGCCCGGCAGCAGGCCTTCTTGCGCGGTGACGCCGATTTGATCGAGGCTGGTGGCCGTGCCAACATCGAGGAGCAGCTCAAGGGCAAGCCCGGCGTGGTGGTGATCGACAACCTGCCCAACACCACCGCCACCGCGATTTTCATGAACGAGAACATCAAGGACAGCAGCCGCCTGGGCAGCGGCAAACTGGACGGCAAGGGTATTCCGGCCAACTTCTTCAGTGACGTGAATGTCCGGCGCTGCTTCTCGTACGCCTTTAACTACAACCAGTACATCCAGGACGTCCAGAACGGGAAGGGCAAGCAGCGCACCATGCTGCTCCCGGACACCTTCCCGGGCTATGACGCCAAGGTGAAGACCTACAAGTACGACCCGGCGCAGGCCAAGGCGTACTGCCAGCGCGCCTGGGGCGGCCAGATGTGGAAAAACGGCTTCACGCTGAACGCCGCCTACCGCGCGGGGAACGTGGCCTCCCAGACGGCGATGGAGATTCTGAAGAAGAATATCGAGGCGCTGAACCCCAAGTTCCGCGTGAACCTCCAGGCCAAGGAGTGGTCTGCGCTGCTGAACGACTCCAAGAGCGGCAAGGAGCCCATGATCATCATCGGGTGGGCCCCCGACTACGCCGACCCGGACAACTTCATGTACACCTTCTACAGCAGCAACGGGTACTACTACCCGCGCAGCAACTGGAAGGACGCGCAGGTGGACAAGTGGCTGGAGCAGGCCCGCGCCACCACCAACCAGGCGACCCGTAACCGTCTGTACAGCCTGGTCGGTCAGCGCGCCTACGAGCAGGCTCCCTTCATTCTGATCCCGGCGGGCATCGGCCTCACGGTGGTTCGGGACAACCTGGTCGGGGTGAGTGCCCAGAACTACAACCCCATGATCAGCTTCGACGACACCGGGACCTACTGGAAGGAACTCAGCAAGAAGTAA
- a CDS encoding D-alanine--D-alanine ligase family protein, with product MKKRILLLAGGQSGEHEVSLMSARSVLAALPRDQFDVTPVVISKQGRWLSPTETQRAIESGSAPQGGDLVLHRAASAEGYDAVFPLLHGPMGEDGTIQGLLTLAGIPFVGSGVLGSAVSMDKVMTKQVLASAGIPQVAWRLAVRREWHDRPEVVRARAAELGYPLFVKPANLGSSVGISKVSRPEDLTRALDLAFHLDRRVILEAMTAHKPRELEVGILGNDAPVASPVGELRFSADFYDYETKYTEGRASMHIPAPVPTEVAERVRELALTAFRTLDCAGLARVDFFYVETTGDLFLNEVNTMPGFTTTSMYPKLFEAAGLSYSELVTRLVELALERR from the coding sequence GTGAAGAAACGCATCCTGCTGCTGGCGGGCGGTCAGTCCGGTGAACACGAAGTCAGCCTGATGAGCGCCCGCAGCGTGCTTGCGGCGCTGCCCCGCGACCAGTTTGACGTGACGCCCGTGGTGATCAGCAAGCAGGGCCGCTGGCTGTCTCCCACCGAGACGCAGCGGGCCATCGAGAGCGGCAGCGCGCCGCAGGGGGGGGACCTGGTGCTGCACCGCGCAGCCAGCGCCGAAGGGTACGACGCCGTCTTTCCCCTGCTGCATGGGCCGATGGGCGAGGACGGAACCATTCAGGGCCTGCTGACCCTCGCCGGGATTCCCTTTGTGGGCTCGGGGGTGCTGGGCTCGGCAGTCAGCATGGACAAGGTGATGACCAAGCAGGTGTTGGCCTCCGCCGGTATTCCTCAGGTGGCCTGGCGTCTTGCGGTTCGCCGCGAGTGGCACGACCGGCCCGAGGTGGTGCGCGCCCGAGCCGCCGAACTGGGGTATCCCCTCTTTGTCAAGCCAGCCAACCTGGGCTCCAGCGTGGGGATCAGCAAGGTCAGTCGGCCCGAGGACCTCACGCGTGCCCTGGACCTCGCCTTTCACCTTGACCGCCGGGTGATCCTGGAGGCGATGACCGCCCACAAGCCCCGTGAGCTGGAGGTGGGCATCCTGGGCAACGACGCGCCGGTGGCCAGCCCGGTGGGCGAGCTGCGGTTTAGCGCAGACTTCTACGACTACGAGACGAAGTACACCGAGGGCCGCGCCAGCATGCACATTCCCGCCCCGGTCCCCACCGAGGTCGCCGAGCGCGTTCGCGAGCTGGCCCTCACGGCCTTCCGGACGCTGGACTGTGCGGGCCTGGCCCGCGTGGACTTTTTCTATGTCGAGACGACCGGCGACCTCTTTCTGAACGAGGTGAATACCATGCCGGGCTTTACCACAACCAGCATGTACCCCAAGCTCTTCGAGGCCGCTGGCCTAAGCTACAGCGAACTCGTGACGCGGCTGGTGGAACTGGCGCTGGAAAGGCGGTAG
- a CDS encoding TolC family protein — MNPLFLTLALTLVSPVAAAQTVSLTLPDAVSRALAGGPDVTTARANLQKAQANARAVRADPSAIITTLTQAEQGLQAAEATLAGTKLNVAQTVINQYLAASEAAGRVALNEAQVRLDERNLQIARARLQARVATQLDVNRAQTSLSQNRQELADARAQLPVLEAQLARTLGLNVGTNLRLAAPPTPPKLSVALTALQSGLEQRLPTLVQAAQAVEFAALQVRLSDNDYTPARTLQDARTALDNARRDLESAQRGASTQVRDAYRAVQDAQERVNIARQSLTNAQTALTQAQARLRAGTAAAVEVQQAQVQAQQAQFSLTQAQNGVWRALAALSVASGTDVTGLVQ, encoded by the coding sequence ATGAACCCACTCTTCCTCACCCTGGCCCTCACCCTGGTCTCGCCCGTCGCCGCCGCGCAGACCGTAAGCCTCACGCTGCCGGACGCCGTAAGCCGCGCGCTCGCCGGTGGCCCCGACGTGACGACCGCCCGCGCCAACCTCCAAAAGGCGCAGGCGAATGCCCGGGCCGTCCGCGCCGATCCCAGCGCGATCATCACCACCCTCACCCAGGCCGAGCAGGGCCTTCAGGCCGCCGAAGCCACCCTGGCGGGCACCAAACTGAATGTCGCGCAGACCGTGATCAACCAGTACCTCGCCGCCTCTGAGGCCGCTGGGCGCGTTGCCCTGAACGAGGCACAGGTGCGGCTCGACGAGCGCAACCTTCAGATCGCCCGAGCCCGCCTGCAGGCGCGCGTTGCCACCCAGCTCGACGTGAACCGCGCCCAGACCAGCCTCAGTCAGAACCGCCAGGAGCTCGCCGACGCCCGCGCGCAGCTCCCGGTGCTCGAAGCGCAGCTCGCCCGCACGCTGGGGCTGAACGTGGGGACCAACCTGCGCCTCGCCGCGCCGCCCACCCCCCCCAAGCTCAGCGTGGCCTTGACCGCCCTTCAGTCAGGGCTGGAACAACGCCTGCCCACACTTGTTCAGGCCGCGCAGGCCGTGGAGTTCGCCGCCCTTCAGGTGCGCCTCTCCGACAACGACTACACCCCGGCCCGCACCCTCCAGGATGCCCGAACGGCGCTCGACAACGCCCGCCGTGACCTAGAGAGCGCGCAGCGGGGCGCGAGCACCCAGGTGCGTGACGCCTACCGCGCCGTGCAGGACGCACAGGAGCGGGTGAACATCGCCCGGCAGAGCCTCACCAACGCACAGACTGCCCTCACGCAGGCACAGGCTCGCCTCAGGGCGGGGACCGCTGCCGCCGTGGAGGTGCAGCAGGCGCAGGTGCAGGCGCAGCAGGCCCAGTTCAGCCTCACCCAGGCACAAAACGGCGTTTGGCGCGCGCTCGCCGCGCTTTCTGTCGCCTCCGGAACCGACGTGACGGGGCTGGTCCAGTGA
- a CDS encoding extracellular solute-binding protein, with protein MRRFLLATTALFLTGTTLAQAQQTLTVYSGRAKTFVEPVVQQFERATGIKVNVRYGTDSQLVAALREEGQRSPADVFWGNSVGALGELASDGRFVKLGTALTRNVAANYVPDDRSWLPTTVRFRVLAYHKDRIKPEQLPDSVLDLPKMTALKGRIGWTVSYPSFQDFLAAMIAQYGEATTRQWLEGMKALQPKDYKTSNVGMLEAMRAGEIDVALTNHYYIQRVNRLNYPIETYFFRNGDIGNLGNATGAAILKTSKNQAAATRFLSMLTGKDAQTFFLSVNFEYPVIGNILQPTTMLPYSDVTRRSPRLDPAVLPKNLDKAQRLLRDAGLL; from the coding sequence GTGAGACGCTTTCTGCTGGCCACCACAGCCCTCTTCCTGACCGGCACCACCCTCGCCCAGGCACAACAGACCCTGACGGTGTACTCCGGCCGGGCCAAGACCTTTGTCGAACCCGTCGTGCAGCAGTTCGAGCGTGCGACCGGCATCAAGGTGAATGTCCGCTACGGCACCGACAGCCAGCTGGTCGCCGCCCTGCGCGAGGAGGGCCAGCGCAGCCCCGCCGACGTGTTCTGGGGAAACAGCGTGGGCGCGCTGGGCGAGCTGGCGAGTGACGGCAGATTCGTGAAGCTGGGCACGGCCCTCACCCGCAACGTGGCCGCCAACTACGTGCCCGACGACCGCTCCTGGCTGCCCACCACGGTGCGCTTTCGGGTGCTTGCGTACCACAAGGACCGGATCAAGCCCGAGCAGCTTCCGGACAGCGTGCTGGACCTCCCCAAGATGACCGCCCTGAAGGGGCGTATCGGCTGGACGGTGAGTTACCCCTCCTTCCAGGACTTCCTGGCGGCGATGATCGCCCAGTACGGCGAGGCGACCACCCGGCAGTGGCTGGAAGGCATGAAGGCCCTGCAACCCAAGGACTACAAGACGAGCAACGTGGGGATGCTGGAGGCCATGCGCGCCGGAGAGATCGACGTCGCGCTCACCAACCACTACTACATCCAGCGGGTCAACCGCCTGAACTATCCCATCGAGACCTACTTTTTCCGAAACGGCGATATCGGCAACCTGGGGAACGCCACCGGCGCGGCCATCCTCAAGACCAGCAAGAACCAGGCGGCGGCCACTCGGTTCCTCAGCATGCTGACCGGCAAGGACGCCCAAACCTTTTTCCTGAGCGTGAATTTCGAGTACCCCGTGATCGGCAACATCCTTCAGCCGACCACCATGCTCCCCTACAGCGACGTGACCCGGCGCAGCCCACGGCTTGATCCCGCCGTGTTGCCCAAGAACCTCGACAAGGCCCAGAGGCTGCTGCGGGACGCGGGCCTGCTCTAA
- a CDS encoding ABC transporter ATP-binding protein — protein sequence MTPPMLDIEHLGKRYAPGLPPVLEELNLQMEAGELVTLLGPSGCGKTTTLRLIAGLETPDTGRIRLGGRDVTSPFLPPERRGVGLVFQDYALFPHLTVLGNVCFGLHALPRAERVIRARETLALVGLTVFEHRYPHQLSGGQQQRVALARALAPRPPLLLLDEPFSNLDAGLRHATRQEVRAILRRSGTAALLVTHDQEEALAFSDRLVVMRGGRVEQVGPPHEVYAQPRTAFVANFLGRSNLLSGTAGGRHARTALGDLLLAEPAHGPVLVSVRPEHLAFARPGEDGVPVTILAREYKGHDVTYTVRLGQQELLVHDAAGTFWPEGTEARVRVTQAARAVR from the coding sequence ATGACGCCGCCCATGCTGGACATCGAACACTTGGGCAAGAGGTATGCGCCCGGCCTGCCCCCCGTGCTGGAGGAGCTGAACCTGCAGATGGAGGCGGGGGAACTGGTGACCTTGCTGGGCCCGAGCGGCTGCGGAAAGACGACCACGCTGCGGCTGATCGCCGGTCTGGAGACGCCCGACACCGGGCGCATTCGCCTGGGTGGGCGCGACGTCACCTCGCCCTTCCTGCCCCCCGAGCGCCGGGGAGTAGGACTGGTGTTTCAGGACTACGCGCTGTTTCCGCACCTGACGGTTTTGGGCAACGTCTGCTTCGGCCTGCACGCCCTTCCGCGTGCCGAGCGTGTGATCCGGGCCCGCGAGACCCTCGCGCTCGTGGGCCTGACGGTGTTCGAACACCGCTACCCGCACCAGCTCTCGGGGGGGCAGCAGCAGCGGGTGGCCCTGGCGCGGGCCCTCGCGCCGCGACCTCCGCTGCTGCTGCTCGACGAGCCCTTTTCCAACCTGGACGCAGGGCTGCGTCATGCGACGCGGCAGGAGGTGCGCGCGATCCTGCGCCGAAGCGGCACCGCTGCCCTCCTGGTCACGCACGACCAGGAAGAGGCGCTCGCCTTTTCTGATCGCCTGGTGGTGATGCGGGGCGGGCGAGTCGAACAGGTCGGCCCGCCGCACGAGGTCTACGCACAGCCCCGAACGGCCTTTGTGGCGAACTTCCTGGGCCGCAGCAACCTGCTCTCGGGCACGGCGGGAGGCCGGCACGCCCGCACCGCCCTGGGCGACCTGCTCCTTGCGGAGCCCGCACACGGCCCGGTCCTGGTGAGCGTGCGCCCCGAGCACCTCGCCTTTGCCCGCCCCGGCGAGGACGGCGTGCCCGTCACCATCCTCGCGCGCGAGTACAAGGGCCACGACGTGACCTACACCGTGCGGCTGGGCCAGCAGGAACTCCTGGTCCACGACGCCGCTGGCACGTTCTGGCCCGAGGGAACGGAAGCGCGCGTACGGGTGACCCAGGCCGCCCGCGCGGTACGTTAG